The Candidatus Sulfotelmatobacter sp. genomic interval CGCCACGAAGCTCCGGTGTTCAGCTTCCGCACCGTGGTCAACTCGGGCTCGGCCAACGACCAGGTCGGCACCACCGGCCTCGCCCACATGATGGAGCACATGGCGTTCAAGGGCACCGCGATCGTCGGCACCAAGGACTTCGCGGCCGAGAAACCACTGCTAGACGCCGAAGACGCCGCCTACGCGAAGCTGCTCGCCGAAAGGCACAAGGGCGCGCGCGCCGACACCAACGCCATGAAGAAGCTGCAGGCCGATTTCGAGAAGAGCGAAGAGGCGGCGCGCCAGGAGGTCGAGCCCAACGCCTTCGTCACCATGATCGAGCGGAACGGCGGCCAGAACGTGAACGCCTTCACCTCGAACGACGCCACCGAGTATTTCTATTCGCTTCCCTCCAACCGGCTCGAGCTGTGGTCGCTGCTCGAAGGCGGGCGCATGGCCTACCCGGTGTTCCGGGAGTTCTACAAGGAGCGCGACGTCGTCTACGAAGAGCGCCGGCTCCGCTACGAGTCGTCGCCCTCCGGCCGACTGTTCTGGGAGTTCATCACCGCCGCGTTCGTGGCCCATCCATACGGCTTCGGCGGCATCGGCTACCCCTCCGATCTCAAGAGCATCACGCGCGAGGAGGGCGAGGAGTTCTACCGCAAGAACTACGTGGCCAAGAACATGTGCGTGGCGGTGGTCGGCGACGTGAAGCTCGACGAGCTGAAGCCGATCGCCGAAAAGTACTGGAGCGACGTCTCCGACGCGCCGGCCCCGCCCCCGCTCGACACCGTCGAGCCCGAGCAGCACGCCGAGCGGCGGATCACGCTCGAGGATCCGGCGCAGCCGATCGTCTTCATCGGCTGGCACATTCCGGCCGGAGGCGACCCGACCTACCCCGCCTACGAAGCGCTGGCCAGCCTGCTCGGCGGAGGCGATTACGCGCGGCTCAACAAGGTGCTGGTGAAGGAGAAGAAGATCGCCGTGGACGTCTCGTGTTTCGCCGGCTTCCCGGGCGAGAAGTATCCGAACATGTTGTTCCTGGTGCTGGTCCCGGCGTCGGGCCAGGACCCGGTGGCGGTCGAGCAGGAAGCGTACCAGGTGATGGACGAGATTCAGTCCTCGAAGCCGCTCAAGCAGGAAGAGGTCGACGGCTTCAAGGTGCGCACACGCGCCGGCGTGATCGCCACGGCCGACGACAATTCCGATCTGGCGGGCAACCTGGCCGAGAACCAGATGTTCTACGGCGACTGGCGCGAGTTCTTCCGGCGCGCCGAGCAGGTTCAGTCACTGACCGTGAACGACGTGATGGCGGCGATGAAGACCTCGCTGGTGAAGAGCAACCGCACGGTGGCGATGATCGTCAACCCGAAATCCGCGGCCAATACCGGGGGAGGGCGCTGACGTGCGCAAGTTGCTTCGTGTCGCCGCCCTCGCCTCGCTCGCCGCGCTCACCCTGTGGAGCGCAGCGGGGCACGCCGCGATCGACTCGCGGTTCGATCCCTCTCACCTCACGATTCCGCCCCTCCACCCGATCCCCAAGGTGACGCCGCAGCGTTCGGCGCTCTCCAACGGGCTCGTGCTCTACCTGCTCGAGGACCATTCGCTACCGCGGGTGGACGGCGTGCTCTACATGAAGGCGAGCAGCACCTGGGCGCCGGCCGCCAAGGCCGGGCTCGGCGGCCTGACCGCCGAGGTGATGCGCTCGGGCGGCTCCGCCACCCAGTCGGGCGACTGGATGGACGATCGTCTGGCCGCGATCGGCGGATCGGTCAGCTCCAGCATGAGCCCCGATCTCGCCTCCATCAATTTCAACTCGCTCGCCGAACATTTCTCCGAAGTGCTCGGGATGGTGGCCGAAGTGTGTCGCCGCCCGGCCTTTCCCGACGACAAGATCGAGCTGTCGAAGGTCGGACTGCGTCGCCAGATCGCGAGCCGCAACGACGAGATGTCCAACGTGCTGAGTCGGGTCGCGCGCCAGTCGGTCTACGGCAAGGACAGCCCGTACGCGCGCACCCCGGAATACGCGACGGTGGAGGCGATCACGCGCGACGATTGCGTCGCCTTCCACAAGCTCTGTTACGTGCCGGAGCGGGCGATCCTGGTGGTCTACGGCGACTTCAAGAGCGGCGACGTGAAGCAGCAGGTCTCGAAGCTGTTCGCCGAT includes:
- a CDS encoding pitrilysin family protein is translated as RHEAPVFSFRTVVNSGSANDQVGTTGLAHMMEHMAFKGTAIVGTKDFAAEKPLLDAEDAAYAKLLAERHKGARADTNAMKKLQADFEKSEEAARQEVEPNAFVTMIERNGGQNVNAFTSNDATEYFYSLPSNRLELWSLLEGGRMAYPVFREFYKERDVVYEERRLRYESSPSGRLFWEFITAAFVAHPYGFGGIGYPSDLKSITREEGEEFYRKNYVAKNMCVAVVGDVKLDELKPIAEKYWSDVSDAPAPPPLDTVEPEQHAERRITLEDPAQPIVFIGWHIPAGGDPTYPAYEALASLLGGGDYARLNKVLVKEKKIAVDVSCFAGFPGEKYPNMLFLVLVPASGQDPVAVEQEAYQVMDEIQSSKPLKQEEVDGFKVRTRAGVIATADDNSDLAGNLAENQMFYGDWREFFRRAEQVQSLTVNDVMAAMKTSLVKSNRTVAMIVNPKSAANTGGGR